Proteins from one Bacillus thuringiensis genomic window:
- a CDS encoding helix-turn-helix transcriptional regulator, whose product MRLWLLEKRKNKEKTQDCIAYKARISRSMYAMIESGERNPSVPVAKNIANVLNFDWTLFFED is encoded by the coding sequence ATGAGGCTTTGGTTATTAGAAAAACGTAAAAATAAAGAGAAAACACAAGATTGTATTGCATATAAGGCAAGAATATCTAGAAGTATGTATGCAATGATTGAAAGTGGTGAAAGAAATCCAAGTGTTCCTGTCGCAAAGAATATAGCTAACGTACTAAATTTTGATTGGACTCTTTTTTTTGAAGATTAG
- a CDS encoding helix-turn-helix domain-containing protein, whose protein sequence is MFGTRLHTLRKERKLRQEDMANQLGIARTTYAMYEQGNREPDYNTLIKLATFFEVSIDYLLGTTEMRQVTDIQDPELYQWFEDIKNATPQKREELKKFWEFIIQKED, encoded by the coding sequence ATGTTTGGCACTAGACTACACACTCTTCGAAAAGAACGCAAACTGCGTCAAGAAGACATGGCAAATCAACTAGGGATTGCTCGAACTACATATGCAATGTATGAACAAGGAAATCGAGAACCTGATTATAATACATTGATAAAATTAGCGACTTTCTTTGAAGTATCAATTGATTACCTCCTCGGTACAACTGAAATGAGACAAGTTACAGACATACAAGATCCTGAGCTTTATCAATGGTTTGAAGATATAAAAAATGCGACTCCTCAAAAACGAGAGGAATTAAAGAAGTTTTGGGAATTTATAATACAGAAAGAAGATTAA